Genomic DNA from Peribacillus simplex NBRC 15720 = DSM 1321:
CTGTTAGGGCTTATGAAGGAACGGATTATCGGTTCCCGTTGATTTTCAGGATATTATAGAATGATGTAAAAGGATTCCGTTCATTTCGGAGTCCTTTTTTATATGAACCATGTCGGGAATTACCTCATTAAAAAAGGGAATAAATCAGTTTAAAGCGAATAAAGTATTATGATATTTACTTCAATGCACATTTTAGGAAGTGGATGCCGGGCGGCCTGTGGTACTGCTAATCAATGGTCGCCATTAAGGCGGCAATTTTTCTTGTAAGGAGTGAGGAGCAGAGCAGGGTATGAATATACGTGAATATTATCAGAAAACGAGCAATTCAAATTTTCATGCATCTTGGTTTTCTCTTCTTTTGGCCATTGTATTTTTCATTTGCCATATTTTTGCGATGATACCGGGCAATATATTATTGATAACGTCTCCTTTTATTTTCTTTAGCATTGCCCAATTTGTCAGTCATCGTATATATGAAAATAGAATGAAGGAATTGCCTGATGAACACATCGGGACGAATGCCGGGTTATTTAAAAATGAACATGTTTTATTGACTTTTATGCCAGCACCGACATTGCGCCTGCTTCTCTTTGCGCCGGATGGGTCTCTAATGGGCGAAGTACGGGATTTGAATATGAAGTGGTTCATGTGGATGATTCCTAATTTCTTGTCGATGCTCCTGGCCAAGCGATATGAACTGGTTGACCATGAGGGGCATTTGCTGGCTAAGTACCATATCAAAAGGGGACTTTTCAATAAAATGACGATCATGGATGATCAGGGCGGCATTATTGGATCGTATCAAGAAAATCGGTCATTCGTGAAGATTAATGGAATGATATATAATGAAGATGGTACGGAATGGATGCCCATTGAAACACCGGGAAGTGTGAATTCTTTTGAGATTGCCACAAAAGAAGGGGAAAAGATCGTTTCATACCAAGAAGGCTGGATGCCTTTGGAGTGGGGGAAACGATTCAAGACAAATACACCCATACTTTCTTTTTCATCAAATGTTGATGAAATTCCTAAAATCATTGTCTTTGGGTTCTGTGCAGCCACTTTAAATCATCGTTCAAATTGACTAGGGTTATCCTTTAGCAAATCTTTTAAATATTTGATATAATCATAGTGGAATACTTAGATTAAATACATAATAAAAAGGTGGTAAATATGAGTTTACTTAATGAGATTCTGGATTATAATGAACAGTTTGTAGAAAAAGGTGAATATGTTAAGTATAGGACGGATAAGTTTCCTGAGAAACGTATGGTCATCATAAGCTGTATGGACACTCGGCTCGTTGAACTATTGCCAAAATCCTTGAATGTCAAAAATGGCGATGTCAAAATCTTGAAGACTGCCGGGGCAATCGTCTCCCACCCATTCGGAAGTGTCATGCGGAGTATCCTTGTCGCTATTTATGAGCTAAAGGCAGATGAAGTACTGGTCATACCTCACCATGACTGTGGGATGGCATCAGTCGATGCCGATTCTGTAGTAGAGAAGATGATCGGGCGTGATATACCAAAGAGCACCATCGATACACTGGGAGCTGCAGGAATCGATATCCGCAGTTGGCTTCGCGGATTTGATGATGTTTATGAAAGTTGTAAGAACAGTGTGGAAGTGATTAAAGGACACCCTTTAATCCCTAAAAATATTCCTGTACATGGTCTTATCATTTCGCCCGATACAGGGAAGCTGGAATTGGTAGTCGACGGGTATGCGGAACAACAAAAATAATAAATTCATCGAGGCTGTCGGGATTATTTCCGACAGTTTTTTTCAAATTTTTATCATTACTATTTATTTTTATCCTTTTTTTTGTTAAAATCGCCAAGTGTAGTTTGTCACTAATACAAACGGGTGGGCGAGGGACAAATTTAATAAGGATACAACATGAAGAAATTAAACTTGGAAACGTTTTTTCATTTTTCCGACTATGGAACGAATGGAAAACGTGAAATCCTTGCTGGAGTGGTCGGCTATTTTACAATAGTCTATATTCTCATCGTGAATTCCCTGATTTTATCGGAAGCGGGCATTCCGATTAATGGTGCAGTGATTGCGACGATTCTTTTATCTGCTTTAAGCTGTGTCATGATAGGACTTTGGGCGAATGTCCCAATCCTCCTCGTTCCAGGAATGGGCGTAAATGCCCTATTTGCTTATACCATGGTTCAAGGAATGGGTCTATCTTGGCAATCTGCTCTTGGTGCTGTTTTTATCTCAGGGGTTATTTTTGTAGTCATTGCTTTTACAAAATACTCTAAGTTAATCAGTGATTCGATTCCAAGTTCGATAAAAGAAGCCATATCTGTCGGTCTTGGCTTATTCTTGATGCTAATCGGTCTTGAAAAGGGCGGGATAATCACGGGAGGTTCATCATCAATCGTCGCACTGGGAGATTTAAGCGATCCAGCGGTGTGTGCAACGGTGTTGACCTTTTTACTGGCAATCACGCTGTTCATCAAGAATGTCCCCGGTAATTTCATGATTACCATCCTGGCAGGCAGCCTCATTGCCTATTGGTTCGGGACGGTTCAACTATCGGAAATCCATTTTTCAGGCATAGACACAGCTTCCTACGGCGATCTCTTCTTTTCATTATCGTTCTTGGAAGCGAACCGGATTGAATTCTGGATAAGTGTATTTGCGATGACGATGGTTCTTGTTTTTGAAAATATTGGTCTTGTACACGGGCATGTAGACAGTATAAACCGCCAGGATGCCTATAAAAAGTCTCTGCAGGCTACAAGTGTGTCCGTTCTGCTTTCAGGCATATTCGGTTCGAGCCCTACCGTTGCTACAGTTGAAACGGCAGCTGGAATCGCATCAGGAGGCAGAACTGGTTTTACTTCAGTGGTGACGGGCGTGCTATTCATTCTATCACTGCTATTTATACCGGTGATTAAAGTAATCCCTGATAGCGCCATTGCCCCCATCTTAATTATCATTGGCATTTTGATGCTCGGAAATATAAAAAAGCTGGATTTCAGCGATTTAACCGAGAGTATACCTGCAATCATGATCATCACGATCATTCCTTTCACTTACAGTATTGCCGATGGAATGGCATTCGGTTTCATCCTGTACCCGTTCTTGAAGCTTGTAACCGGAAAAGCGAGAGAAGTGTCAGCCCCAATGTATGTGAGTGCCGGAATGTTTATCGTCTATTTCATCATTGGTATGATCGGTTAATAATTCAAAAGAGCGGTTGGAATGAGTTAATTCTTATTCCAACCGCTCTTTTTTTTGGGGTTTTTTCGTCGAAAAAAATGGATTTATTGTGATTTACGCGATGACACATCCATCTTGAAAATGCTATGATATAGAATATTAAAAAATGATAAATGATAAGCAGCATATTAGAGGATGTGACAGGATGATTATTGAAGGTTTAAAAAGCCATGGTTCAGGAAATGATTTCTTAATCATTGATGAATTGACTACGACCCTGGCGTTTACTGAAGAAGAGCGGAAAAATTTCGCGAAGGCACTATGCAATAGGGAGAGGCTTGGAGCGGATGGTATTTTGTTCGTAATGAAAAGTGAACATGCTGATTGCCGGATGCGTGTCTTTAATGCGGATGGATCGGAAGCCTCGATGTGCGGCAATGGACTTCGCTGTGTTGCACGTTACGCGAATGACGTTCTTGGGCTCGATAAAATGATCGTGGAAACAATGAAGGCAAATCTACTCGTGGAAAAAACGGAAGATATTTATGAGGGCATTCCGACTTTCAAGGTGGAAATTTCCCCGGTAAGTTTTAATGTGAAGGATCTTCCTCTTGTATTGGCTAAAGAACAGTTGCAAAACGAATCATTGCCGGAACTTCATGATACCCTATTATTTTCGGCATTGGCGGTTCCTAATCCACATTTGATCACGCTCGTCGATAGTGATGTTTTACAAAGTGATTTACAGGAAGAACTTTCAACAAAGGTCAATCAACCGAATGAGCTTTTCCCTGATGGTGTCAATGTCAGCTTTGTGAAAGAGCTGGAACCAGGGAGCATTTATGTGCGGACATTCGAACGGGGAGTAGGCTTCACGAATGCATGTGGAACGGCTATGTCGGCTTCAAGCCTAGTAACATGCTCTGTTGGTTTAAACGCATTGGAAAGTGAAATATCTGTCTACAATAACGGCGGAAAAGTTAAATGCGTGGTCCACCATGATGAAGAAAGCCAAAAGTATTCAATTGATTTAATCGGGAACGCAACCTATGAATTCAAGGTATCGATTGAAATAGACTTAGATCAGCCTGAAAAATTTGAAATGCTTGAAAAAGAGGATTTTGAATTGGAAACAAGCTTATATGCCAAGCTGCAGGATGAAGTGCAAAGTTATTTGAAAACAAAATTATAAAGAAATTTTCAGACTGCAGGCAAACTCGAAGAAAAGCGAGTTTGCCTGCAGTTTTCTTATTTAAAAAAAGTTGCAGTTGATTTCAGAAATCCGCTCTCTTTCCGCCGATTGTCTGCCAAGCCTCTTCGCCGCAAGCGTCTGTGGAGTCTCGGCTAGCCTGTTATTCGGCAAGAGTATCACAACTAGTTGTTGGTCTTTTTTTGTTTTAAGAACGACAATACATCCAAAAAGGCTGGTCCATTATCGACGAGTCTGTAATCCATAAATGCACACCCTTCCCTTTTTATTCTGTTTGGTATGGTTTCAATCGTATATTCCTTTAACTGGAGACTTTCGTCCACTTCCTCCCAAAACAAAGGTGTAGCCACACCAGCGAAAGAATTTCCCCGTGGGGAATAAGGCAGTATGATGGTTTTTCCTTCACTATGCTGTACAAAGTCCAAGTAAAGTCGATTATGCCGATTTATTTTCATTCTTTCCATTGTAAAATCATTTTGGTTGGAACTTGTTAAGTAGTCACCGAGAAAGTCGGTGAAAATGCGTGTCTCCTGATAAGTAAATCTGTTTTCAGGCAGAGGGATGTGAATTTGCAGTCCTTTGTTACCTGAAGTTTTTACAAAAGCTTTTATCCTTAATGATTCCATCACTTTTTTTATTTCCTGTGCGGCCTTTATCGCTAACGAGAAAAATTCGATGGAAGGAGGATCTAAGTCCAGGACGATTTCGTCGGGTCGTGTTTTACCCGCTTTCTGAAATGGGGCATGGAATTCCAATGCAAGTTGATTACCGAACCAAAGAAGCGTTTCAATATCGTTACACAGCATATATTCGATATCCTCATCCATGAACGTTTTAATAAAGGCTGGCGCATAATCAGGTTTATTTTTCTGGAAAAATCTTTCTTTATCCAAAGTGCCATGAGGATAGCGGATCGTTGTAAGCAGCTTATCCTTCAAGAAGGGTAAGAAGAAAGCTGAAACCTCCCGTAAATAATGCAGGTATTCAACTTTTACCACCTGTTTATCTCCTGTTATCCAAAGCGGTTTATCCCTGGAAGTTATTTGTACAGTATCTGGAAATGTGTATTGGCCTAGCACGAATTTCTCCCAGGTACATTCGTCAGGAGACGTTTGTAAAAGCCATTGCGAAAACTGAGGTTCACGCAATTCATTTTCCTCATATACGTGTAAGAATTGAACTTCGATGCAAATGGATGGATGGATATAAAAAAATTGCGCGTCTTCGTCTGATGCATTTTGCTTGATCAGTTCATGCAATATTCTTTTATCTTGAGCACTCAGTCCGTTTTTAACACTTCCGATTTTCGTTACGGCACCTTCTTTGAAAACTGCGAGGGAAACGTAACCATTTTCTTTGTGCAATGCTGTAATGAAACAAGAAACGGTCTTCCAATTTTTGACCTTAATCCAAGATGTAGTCCGTTTTCCTTCTTGCCAAGTACCCCGAATTTCCTTGGCGACAACCCCTTCGCCATCTAATAGGGTGACCTTATTCAAGGCATTATCCAAAACGTCAAAACTCTCTATTAATTGTATCAAAGCCTTATCGTTGGGATCAGGCGGCATAGGAAAGCCAAGTTTTGCCCCCATTTTCAACATCAATTTCCTTCGTTCTTCCATAGGTTTAGCTGCTACGTCTTTTCCGCTGATTCGAAGCAGGTCAAACGCTATAAACCGGCATGGGGAAAAGCGGGCTTTTTCTGAAATTAAGAATTGTTTCCCAAGGCGTCCTCGCCACTGTATTTGAAAAAAGTCCGCTTTCGCCTGATTGGTAAGCCAGACCAATTCTCCATCTAACTGAAGTGGGAGATAATCTTCCAGGTCCAGATCTTTAATGTAAGCAATGATTTCTGGGAATTGTGGTGATAATTCCTTCTCGTTCCGACTCGAAATGTTTATGGTATCGGAGTCTATCGTTAAAATAGCCCTAAAGCCGTCATATTTGACTTCATAACGCCAATCCTTTGAGTTGGGGGCTTCGGGGTAATAGGTTGGCAGCATCGGTTTCATTTTTGTATTTACCTCCGCAAATAATTGATTAACATTATTTTGCCAAAAAAACGAAGTGTTAGAGTTGGCAATTGTTTTTTCGTTTTTTTTTGAACAAAGTGGAATAATAAAATTGTTCTTCTCTTTAAAAATAAGTTATGAGGTGACGAATATGCATACGATGTGGAAGGGGAGCATATCATTCGGTTTGGTGAACATTCCGATCAAACTTCATGCTGCAACGGAGGACAAGGATATTTCTTTAAGGACGTTGCATAAGGAATGTCATTCACCGATTAAATACGAAAAGGTTTGTCCGGTATGCCAGAAGGAAGTGGGGAAGGATGATATAGTCCGCGCTTTTGAGTATACAAAGGGAAAATTTGTTGTATTGGAAGACAATGAACTAGAACAACTGAAAAAACAAAACGAAGAAAAAGCCGTGGAAATCGTGGATTTCGTTAAAATTGAAGAAATAGATCCCATTTATTTTAATCGGAGTTATTACATGTCCCCTAACGACGGAGGGATAAAAGCTTATTCCCTTTTGAGGCAGGCCCTCAAGGAATCGAATAAGGTAGGGTTAGCGAAAATCATCATTCGCTCTAAAGAACAAATGGCGGTAATACGAGTCGTTGATAATACCTTGGTGATGGAAACGATTCATTATCCGGATGAAGTTCGCTCCACAGCGGATGTTCCGAATATCCCTGCCAATGATACCATTGTAAAAAAAGAAATCGATACCGCCGTTCTATTGATAGATCAATTAACGACTACTTTCGATCCGACAAAATACACCGATGACTATCGAACCGCGTTACTTGAATTGATTGAATCAAAGAAAACGGGACAGACGACGATTACTGCCAAAACAAAAGAACCAGTTTCCAACAATGTAACCGATTTAATGGAGGCATTACAGGCATCCATTGACCGTACGAAACATGATGAACCGGAAAAGAAAAAGACGACCCGAAAGAAAGCGGCACCGAAAAAAAAGAAACAAGCTTAAACAGGAAGCTGAGCGGAAGACGTATGATGTCGCTCGGCTTTCTGCTTGTTATAGCCCGGGGTCTTGCCTTCTAATAAGGTAATGAAAGTGACTTTACAGGGAGAGAATTACATAGGGAAGGAAAGTACAAATAGGTAGGTGGATCACGATTTAAGGAACTGAATGGAATTAAAAGAAAATGATGGATGGAAATGAAGGCAAAAAAATTCGCTCCCTAAAGAGCGACAATGAGGAATTCAATCGTGAAAATCAACATATAGGCGAACGGTTGTAGTTTTCGACTATATATTGTGTTCATATTCTACCATATTTAATTCTGAAATAGCAACAAAATTACTGAAACTAACATATGAATTTTTCTGGAAATCAATGATATTTCGCCCATTTAACAGCTCATGTGGTTTTTGCATATTCAGATTTGCTATATTCTTAAAAAAAACTACAGGATAAAATGGATTTTTAGTATAATTTATACATATTGGATGATATAAATTAAATATGAATGGAAGATGCAAAATGGAAAATGGAATAATCAAATCACTTCATGCCGGGAAGCCGAAACATGATATTTTTTCGAATATCGATATCTTTTCAGCCATGGATAAACAAGCAAAGGATAATGTGACTGTGACTAAATCAGGCATAATTGGTGATGGGGTAGGTAATGTAAAGTTCCATGGAGGTCCTGATCGGGCTTTGTGCTTTTACCCCTTTGAGCATTATTCATTATGGAATGAAAAATTCTCTAAAAAGCTGGATATCCCTGCATTCGGTGAAAATTTAACCATAGCGGGGATGAGGGAAGAAACAACGTATATCGGCGATATATATCAAATAGGCAATGTGATTGTTCAAATTAACCAGGGGAGGATACCTTGTTCGACCATTTCCCACTTCAATCAAGAACCTAAGTTTTTGGAACTCGTGCTGAAAACGAGTTTCACTGGTTATTTTGCAAGAGTACTTCAAGAAGGAACGATAAATAAACAAAACGAGATTGTGCTAATAGATCGTTTGCAAGAAAAAATTTCAGTTCATTATGCAGCAGAGGTAATCCTTCATAAACGAGATGGACTTGAAGGAGCAAATGCTTTACTTACACTAGACTCGTTAGCGGAAGACTGGAAACAAAGGATCTTGAAGAGGGTTCAAGCTGCAAAAGATTGAATCATTTTTGCAAAAGTGAAAAAAATGTCGATCAGGTATTGAAATTGACAGATTATTAATGTAAATTAAGTATAATCAAATTTTGAAATCTTGTGAAAATTATATAAATGGATCTTATCGAGAGAGGTGGAGGGACTGGCCCGAAGAAACCTCAGCAACCAGCTTAGGCAAAGGTGCTAAATCCAGCAAGCAGAGCTTGATAGATGAGGAGAATGTTTCAATAAACCTTCTTCTTTGAGAAGGTTTTTTTTCCTTTTCTCTCATACTCTTAGAATACGACAAAAACAGGATTGTTTTTGAGAGAGGGTGTAATGATGAATTTTCGTAAAGAAGTTAAAGAAAGAATGCTGGTTGGGGAAGGGGCAATGGGGACCTTACTGTACTCTAATGGCATCGATCAATGTTATGAGGAATTAAACTGCACGAACCCAGATCAAATAGAGTCCATCCATCGTGCTTATCTGGAAGCTGGTGCAGATATCCTTCAATCGAATACATACGGAGCCAATTTCAACAAATTGAAACGGCATGGACTTGAAGATGAAGTGAGCAGAATCAATCGTCAGGGAGTCATTCTTGCTAAAAAAGCGGCAAAAGGAAAGGCATATGTCTTCGGTACCATAGGGGCACAGCGGAGTATCAGGAAATCGGATTTAAGCTTGGAAGAGATAAAACGGGGTTTTCGTGAACAGCTATACAGTCTGCTGATGGAAAACCCTGATGGGATTCTCTTGGAAACATTTTATGACTTGGAGGAACTGGAAACCGTCCTGCAAATCGTTAAAAATGAAACCGGACTGCCGATCATCGCAAATGTTTCAATGCATGAACTTGGCAATCTTCAAAATGGAATCCATTTAAATGAAGCCTTTCAAAAACTCGAGCAATTGGGTGCCGATGTTGTCGGGGTGAATTGCCGTCTCGGTCCACATCATATGATTCGCGCATTGGAAGAAGTGAGTTTGCCAAAGCAAGCATCGATTGCCATTTATCCTAATGCCAGCCTCCCGGATTATGTGGATGGAAGGCTCGTCTATAAAGCTGTGCCGGAATATTTCGGTTCAAGTGCCCTGGAACTTCGTGAGCAAGGTGCCACGATCATAGGAGGGTGCTGTGGAACGACTCCACTGCATATCCAAGCTGTAAAGAATGCGATTGGAAGTTTGGCTCCCGTGAAAGAGAAATTTACGAAATCCCGCGAAATAGAAATAATTGAAGTGAACGACAGAGAATTGGAACTTCCCCTTTACGAAAAGGCCAAAACAGAAAGGACGATTCTTGTTGAACTTGATCCACCGAAAAAGCTGGGAATAGAGAGCTTCATGACTGGTGCTGAGGTTTTGAAAAAAGCAGGGGTCGATTCCATTACATTAGCGGATAATTCACTTGCCTCACCAAGGATATCGAATGATGCACTTGCTAATTTACTGAAGAACCAATTGAATATAAAGCCGATGGTGCATATAACATGCCGTGATCGAAATTTGATTGGCCTGCAGTCACATTTAATGGGTCTGCAGACGGTGGGGCTGAACGAAATATTGATCATCACCGGTGACCCTTCAAAAATTGGGGACTTCCCGGGTGCCACTTCGGTTTATGATTTATCTTCCTTTGACCTAATAAGCATGGTCAAACAATTTAATGAAGGTCTTTCCTATTCTGGTCAAAGTTTGGGCCAACGGGCCAATTTTAAAATTGCAGCAGCTTTTAATCCCAATGTGAAATATTTGGATAAAGCCGTACTGAGAATGGAAAAGAAGATTGCCTGCGGTGCTCAATCCTTTTTGACGCAGCCAATTTATTCGGTGGAGCAGATCGAGGAAGTATATGAGGCTACAAAACATTTAGATACCCCGATTTTCATCGGTATCATGCCTTTGACAAGCACAAGGAATGCCGAATTCATCCATAATGAGATCCCAGGAATCAAATTGCCTGATAATGTTAGAAGGGCAATGGCTTTAGCGGGGGATGACCCTGTAAAGTCAAGGATTGAAGGGGTAAATATCGCACGAGAGCTTGTGGACGCTGCAAGGGAAAAATTCAAGGGCATATATTTAATCACTCCGTTCCTTCGCTATGAAATGACGGCGGAACTTACGAAATATATTAGAAAAGTCGATAGTAAACATACATCAGAGGTGGCAGTTCATGAATAAAAAAGCGATTCAAGATCAGTTAAATTCTAAGATTCTCCTTCTTGACGGGGCGATGGGAACCATGCTCCAAGCTGAGGATTTGACAGCAGAGGATTTTGGAGGGGAACAATTCGAGGGCTGCAATGAATATTTATCACTGACGCAACCGGAAATCATCCAATCCATCCATGAAAAATATTTAGCAGCGGGTGCAGATATCATTGAAACAAATACCTTCGGAGCGACCAGCATCGTTCTTGAGGAATACCAAATAAGCACGATCGCCTACAAGCTTAATAAAATTTCAGCTGAGCTTGCCGTTAAAGCATGTGAAAAGTATTCCAATGATGAATGGCCAAGGTATGTAGCTGGCTCGATGGGTCCCACTACAAAAACGCTTTCCGTAACAGGAGGAACGACTTTTGATATTTTAACCGATTCTTATGAAGAACAGGCACTGGGTCTCTTGGATGGCGGGGTAGACTTGCTATTGGTGGAAACCTGTCAGGATATGCTTAATGTCAAGGCTGCCTTTTCTGGAATCAAAGCAGCATTCGCTAAATCAGGAAAAGATGTGCCAGTCATCATATCAGGAACAATCGAACCGATGGGCACGACACTTGCTGGACAGTCCATAGAAGCTTTTTATTTATCGGTTGAACATATGAAGCCCGTTGCTGTCGGCCTTAATTGTGCAACAGGGCCGGAATTTATGATAGACCATATCAGGACACTTGCAGATATATCAAATAGCGCGATCAGTTGTTATCCAAATGCCGGGCTCCCTGATGAAGAAGGTCACTATCATGAATCACCTACTTCCCTGGCAGAGAAAATGAAGCAATTTGCCGAAAAGGGATGGGTCAATATCATTGGCGGATGTTGTGGTACGACACCAGAGCATATTAAAGAACTTACCAGGGTTCTCGAAGGCATGAAGCCCCGTACAATTACGGAAACAGCCCATGGACATGCCGTATCAGGAATAGAGCCGCTCATTTATGATGATTCAATGCGTCCTTTATTCGTAGGTGAAAGAACGAATGTTATCGGTTCCCGAAAATTCAAGGAGCTGATTCGTGGAAAGCATTACGAGCCAGCTGCCGAAATTGCACGTTCCCAGGTAAAAAAAGGCGCCCATGTCATTGATATCTGTCTTGCTGATCCTGATGGGGATGAGCTTGGCGATATGAAGGAATTCGTAGAAGAGGTCGTCAAAAAAGTGAAAGTCCCATTGGTCATCGACACTACGGATGAAGCCGTACTTGAACAAGCATTAAAACATTCACAAGGAAAATCGATCATTAATTCCATAAACCTTGAAGATGGTGAGGAGCGATTTGAAAAAATAGTACCCTTCGTCCATCAATATGGTGCTGCCGTTGTCGTAGGAACCATTGATGAAATTGGGATGGCCGTCGATGCTGAACGGAAATTGGAAGTGGCTACACGGTCTGTGGATTTGCTAGTTAATAAGTATGGGCTAAATAAAAGTGACATCATTTTTGATCCACTGGTATTTCCTGTAGGCACAGGGGATGAACAATATATCGGATCTGCATTGGAAACGGTGAATGGAATAAAGGCGATTAAAGAAAAGTTTCCGGAATGCCTAACGATACTTGGCATTTCGAACGTTTCTTTCGGTCTACCAGCGAGGGGAAGGGAAATATTAAATGCAGTTTTCCTTTACCATTGTACAAAAGCGGGTCTCGATTATGCTATCGTGAATACAGAAAAACTTGAACGTTTCGCTCTGATACCAGAAGAGGAAGTGAAATTGGCTGAGGCACTCCTGTTTGAGACATCTACAGAAACTTTAGCGATCTTTACTGAATTTTATCGTGGAAAAAAAGCGGAGAAGAAGGATAATGGTGTGGTCCTGCCATTGGACGAACGTTTAGGTAACTATATTATCGAAGGAACGAAAGAAGGATTGATTGATGATTTAAATAAAGCGATTGAGCGCGGTGATAGCCCATTGGAAATCATCAATGGACCATTGATGGATGGCATGAGTGAGGTGGGTCGGTTATTTAATGACAACCAACTTATTGTCGCAGAGGTGCTTCAGAGTGCTGAAGCGATGAAGGCGGCTGTATCTCACCTTGAACCACTAATGGAAAACTCTGAAGATAGCGCTAAGAAAGGGAAAATCCTGTTGGCGACTGTCAAGGGAGATGTGCATGATATCGGGAAAAACCTAGTGGATATCATCCTATCCAATAATGGCTATGAAGTCATTGATTTGGGAATAAAGGTCGCACCGCAACAAATCATTGAAGAGGTTCGAAAACATGAGCCTACCATCATTGGCCTCTCTGGGTTACTTGTCAAATCTGCACAGCAAATGGTTTTAACCGCACAGGATTTAAGGCAAGCCGGAATAGATACCCCAATTTTAGTGGGAGGGGCAGCATTATCCCGTAAATTCACTGATTTTAAGATATCACCTGAATATGAAGGACCGGTTTTATATTCCAAAGATGCGATGGATGGTTTGGCTGTAACGAATATTTTACATGACTCTGACAAAAAAGTGGTGTACTTGGCAGAGTTAGTCGAGAAACGAGAAAGATCGAAAGCCAATGCCGCCATTGCTGCCACGATGGAAAAACCTGTTCGTAAGCAGTCCACAGCTGCCCCTTTAAGCGATGTTCCTGTTCAAAAACCGCGTGACATCAAGCGTCACGTCCTGAAAAACTATCCATTGGATGTCATCCAGCCTTATATAAATAGGCAAATGCTGATTGGTCATCATTTGGGGTTAAAAGGTAAAGTTTCCGAATTGCTTAAGCAAGGGAATGAAAAAGCAGTGCAGCTTAATGATCTCGTTGATG
This window encodes:
- a CDS encoding bifunctional homocysteine S-methyltransferase/methylenetetrahydrofolate reductase codes for the protein MNFRKEVKERMLVGEGAMGTLLYSNGIDQCYEELNCTNPDQIESIHRAYLEAGADILQSNTYGANFNKLKRHGLEDEVSRINRQGVILAKKAAKGKAYVFGTIGAQRSIRKSDLSLEEIKRGFREQLYSLLMENPDGILLETFYDLEELETVLQIVKNETGLPIIANVSMHELGNLQNGIHLNEAFQKLEQLGADVVGVNCRLGPHHMIRALEEVSLPKQASIAIYPNASLPDYVDGRLVYKAVPEYFGSSALELREQGATIIGGCCGTTPLHIQAVKNAIGSLAPVKEKFTKSREIEIIEVNDRELELPLYEKAKTERTILVELDPPKKLGIESFMTGAEVLKKAGVDSITLADNSLASPRISNDALANLLKNQLNIKPMVHITCRDRNLIGLQSHLMGLQTVGLNEILIITGDPSKIGDFPGATSVYDLSSFDLISMVKQFNEGLSYSGQSLGQRANFKIAAAFNPNVKYLDKAVLRMEKKIACGAQSFLTQPIYSVEQIEEVYEATKHLDTPIFIGIMPLTSTRNAEFIHNEIPGIKLPDNVRRAMALAGDDPVKSRIEGVNIARELVDAAREKFKGIYLITPFLRYEMTAELTKYIRKVDSKHTSEVAVHE
- the metH gene encoding methionine synthase, which gives rise to MNKKAIQDQLNSKILLLDGAMGTMLQAEDLTAEDFGGEQFEGCNEYLSLTQPEIIQSIHEKYLAAGADIIETNTFGATSIVLEEYQISTIAYKLNKISAELAVKACEKYSNDEWPRYVAGSMGPTTKTLSVTGGTTFDILTDSYEEQALGLLDGGVDLLLVETCQDMLNVKAAFSGIKAAFAKSGKDVPVIISGTIEPMGTTLAGQSIEAFYLSVEHMKPVAVGLNCATGPEFMIDHIRTLADISNSAISCYPNAGLPDEEGHYHESPTSLAEKMKQFAEKGWVNIIGGCCGTTPEHIKELTRVLEGMKPRTITETAHGHAVSGIEPLIYDDSMRPLFVGERTNVIGSRKFKELIRGKHYEPAAEIARSQVKKGAHVIDICLADPDGDELGDMKEFVEEVVKKVKVPLVIDTTDEAVLEQALKHSQGKSIINSINLEDGEERFEKIVPFVHQYGAAVVVGTIDEIGMAVDAERKLEVATRSVDLLVNKYGLNKSDIIFDPLVFPVGTGDEQYIGSALETVNGIKAIKEKFPECLTILGISNVSFGLPARGREILNAVFLYHCTKAGLDYAIVNTEKLERFALIPEEEVKLAEALLFETSTETLAIFTEFYRGKKAEKKDNGVVLPLDERLGNYIIEGTKEGLIDDLNKAIERGDSPLEIINGPLMDGMSEVGRLFNDNQLIVAEVLQSAEAMKAAVSHLEPLMENSEDSAKKGKILLATVKGDVHDIGKNLVDIILSNNGYEVIDLGIKVAPQQIIEEVRKHEPTIIGLSGLLVKSAQQMVLTAQDLRQAGIDTPILVGGAALSRKFTDFKISPEYEGPVLYSKDAMDGLAVTNILHDSDKKVVYLAELVEKRERSKANAAIAATMEKPVRKQSTAAPLSDVPVQKPRDIKRHVLKNYPLDVIQPYINRQMLIGHHLGLKGKVSELLKQGNEKAVQLNDLVDELIEFLKTEPDYGLHAVYQFFPAQSEGDKLLVYNPDNHHQVLETFDFPRQDTNPHLCLADFAKPISSGQMDYVGFFLVTAGKGIRKWAEKLKLEGDFLKNHALQSLALETAEGFAERIHQLMRDDLGISDPIEMSMKERFAAKYTGQRFSFGYPACPNLEDQEKLFRLLQPQDIGVELTEGCMMEPEASVSAIVFAHPEARYFNVDR